The DNA segment CGTCATCCGCTCAGGTCAGATGACAATGAAAACAATCCTCCTGTTGTGTTGTTTCATTTTCCAACTCACACTGAAGCGTTTTCAGCAACAGATAGGCTCATTCGAATTGCAGATGTCCTTGTAACAAAACCATCTGAATTGGCATTTTTTCCAATTCCGAAACTGTTTATCCGAAGGGTTGGAGACCATGAAGCTGCGTCAGTTATAAGGTCTTTGGAACTAGGAGAAGGAACTGTGGAATGCAGAGAAGTGATGCATGCGAAAGAATTGGTTCAAATTTTCACTGAGTCCGATGATTTGTTACTCCGAATGAACGAATCCATTATCAAAAACACAATCGAAGGGATCTATAACGGAAGTAAAACGGCCGTCGAAATGGCGACCGCTAAATGAACTAAAAATAAGAACTTAAGAAGAAAACTTTTTTTCTAACTCTTGTTTCGTGGATTCCCAAATCCCTGGAATTTTTTTTCCTTCGGTTATGGATGAGTCTACGTCTCCCGACTTCACAAGAGCCTCTGCTTTGACCACCACTTCCGAAAGACCTGCCAATCCAAAATTGGCAGCAACTCCTTTGATTTGGTGGAGTTCGGATTGTAGTTCTTTTGGATCCTTGGATAACATCAAACGGTCCAAATTTGCAACCCGAGTCGCCATATTTTCCAACAACGAAGTAATCATTTCCTTAAGCCATGCTTGGTCTTCAGGATCATTCATATCCACAAGAGATTCGATTCGCGACCAGTCTATTAACAAGTTCACACCACCCATTCAAAAGATAACAGACTCATAAAAGCGTGTAAATTACATTTTAAAAAATCATTTGCAGGTCTTTCCAATTGGTTTTTTTTGTAATTCAATATGAAAATACACCCCACTGCCATCATCGATCCAAAAGCGGAATTACATGAATCCGTTGAAGTAGGTCCATTTTGTATCATCGAAAAAGATGTGAAAATTGGAGAAGGAACCGTCATCGAATCCCACGTAAAAATCTTGTCTGGGACACGGATTGGTAAGTTTAATAAAATTTCCTCAGGTGGTAGTTTCGGTGGTTTACCTCAAGATTTAGCCTTCAAACCCGAAACCAAAACCTATTTGGAAATTGGGGATCATAATCATTTTAGAGAAAACGTTATTTTTCATAGGGGCACTGTAGAAGGGAAAGCCACTACAATTGGAAACCATAATTATATGATGGGAAATGTCCACATCGCACATGATACGATTGTAGGTGACCATAATATCATAGTCCAAAACACGATGCTTGCTGGTCACGTTGTGATTGGGAACAAAGTATTTATATCGGGTTCCGTTGGAGTTCACCAATTCGTTAGGGTTTCCGATTATGCAATGTTAGCAGGCCTAACAAAAGTAGTAAAA comes from the Leptospira ellinghausenii genome and includes:
- a CDS encoding Hpt domain-containing protein yields the protein MLIDWSRIESLVDMNDPEDQAWLKEMITSLLENMATRVANLDRLMLSKDPKELQSELHQIKGVAANFGLAGLSEVVVKAEALVKSGDVDSSITEGKKIPGIWESTKQELEKKFSS
- the lpxA gene encoding acyl-ACP--UDP-N-acetylglucosamine O-acyltransferase yields the protein MKIHPTAIIDPKAELHESVEVGPFCIIEKDVKIGEGTVIESHVKILSGTRIGKFNKISSGGSFGGLPQDLAFKPETKTYLEIGDHNHFRENVIFHRGTVEGKATTIGNHNYMMGNVHIAHDTIVGDHNIIVQNTMLAGHVVIGNKVFISGSVGVHQFVRVSDYAMLAGLTKVVKDVPPYATVDGHPGLVVSLNVVGMKRAGISADVRLAIKRVYKTIYHSGLNTKQALAELKKDPNPAPEVQKVIEFFETSKRGVVDHRFVSGGSDEE